From Ciconia boyciana chromosome 29, ASM3463844v1, whole genome shotgun sequence, one genomic window encodes:
- the NELFE gene encoding LOW QUALITY PROTEIN: negative elongation factor E (The sequence of the model RefSeq protein was modified relative to this genomic sequence to represent the inferred CDS: inserted 1 base in 1 codon) codes for MLALPPGLTEEEEALQKRFAKLRKKKKALLALKKQQSSAGQSSQGGIKRSMSDQPXVDTATATEQAKLRVKSGAISAIKAENKNSGFKRARTLEGKLKDPEKGPTPTFQPFQRSVSADDDSQESRRPQRKSLYESFVSASERLREPEGAGGRGEPPERGERRLDWEQEPELEERSRERDGAFRRSDSFPERRPPRKGNTLYVYGAELSPELLRGAFGPFGAIIDLSMDSPRNCAFVTYEKMESADQAIAELNGAVVQDVQLKVSIARKQPLLDAATGKSLWGSLAVKNSAKGSHRDKRSQVVYNEDLFGGQ; via the exons aTGCTGGCGCTGCCGCCGGGGCTgacggaggaggaggaggccctGCAGAAGCGCTTCGCCAAGCTGCGGAAGAag AAGAAGGCGCTGCTGGcgctgaagaagcagcagagctcgGCCGGGCAGAGCAGCCAGGGCGGCATCAAGCGCT ccaTGTCGGACCAGC CCGTGGacacggccacggccacggaGCAGGCGAAGCTGCGGGTGAAGTCGGGGGCCATCAGCGCCATCAAGGCCGAGAACAAGAACTCGGGGTTCAAGCGCGCCCGCACCCTCGAGGGGAAGCTCAAG GACCCCGAGAAGGGCCCGACCCCCACGTTCCAGCCCTTCCAGCGCAGCGTCTCCGCCGACGACGACTCCCAGGAG TCGCGCCGCCCCCAGAGGAAGTCGCTGTATGAGAG CTTCGTGAGCGCCAGCGAGCGGCTGCGGGAGCCcgagggggcggggggccggggggagccccCCGAGCGGGGGGAGCGGCGCCTGGACTGGGAGCAGGAGCCGGAGCTGGAGGAGCGGAGCCGGGAGCGGGACGGGGCCTTCCGCA GGTCGGACTCGTTCCCCGAGCGGCGGCCCCCCCGCAAGGGCAACACGCTGTACGTGTACGGGGCGGAGCTGAGCCCCGAGCTGCTGCGCGGAGCCTTCGGCCCCTTCGGAGCCATCATCGACCTCTCCATGGACAGCCCGCGCAA CTGCGCCTTCGTCACCTACGAGAAGATGGAGTCGGCCGACCAGGCCATCGCAGAG ctgAACGGGGCGGTGGTGCAGGACGTGCAGCTCAAGGTCAGCATCGCCCGCAAGCAGCCGCTGCTGGACGCCGCCACCGGGAAGTCGctgtgggggtccctgg cggTGAAGAACAGCGCCAAGGGCTCGCACCGGGACAAGCGCTCGCAGGTCGTCTACAACGAGGACCTTTTCGGGGGGCAATAA
- the SKIC2 gene encoding LOW QUALITY PROTEIN: superkiller complex protein 2 (The sequence of the model RefSeq protein was modified relative to this genomic sequence to represent the inferred CDS: deleted 2 bases in 1 codon), translated as MRPPVGWRERERHAGACSPGWSWSGSVGPGGDRDRDRDRDRGGGVTGGSGRSLAPPSRSPPAPPRRGPLELPLALLELGCAGRFELLAGPPGAGEAPPPRATLPRGCPLRPLGVGAGAAVLGSPSGCPHQHERARRRWQRAPEPQALFALEPTPVPGGLRAERGPRSGALRGFAEELLPDVGLSAKTTLSLRRAPGPPGQSLRGSATNCPFWPGGLDEPSLEQIRAQGEEEEEIDFDSDLLVTPLASNMASTTNPQSPPAVGPPVSPPLAAAGRGPLSLSSPLGTLDAFELGGGEAGGLGDPAPRGAAPRPLRRADSLEELLLEVGGAGAPRPPAAPGAPEEEWAVLLDASSPVEDFQRQVPDPAFKWPFVPDPFQQRAVLCLERGHSLLVAAHTSAGKTAVAEYAVALARRHMTRTIYTSPIKALSNQKFRDFKATFGDVGLLTGDVQLRPEASCLIMTTEILRSMLYNGSDVIRDLEWVIFDEVHYTNDAERGVVWEEVLIMLPEHDKLILLSATIPNALEFAQWVGRTKRRRLRVISTRQRPVPLEHFLYTGNSPRTRHQLFLLLDARGNFSTQGYYAAVEAKKERTSKHAQTFGAKQPTMGGTGPGQDRGVWLALLGLLREREQLPVVAFTFSRSRCDEHADALGSLDLVSGAERGRIRLFFQRCVARLRGSDRRLPQVVHMAELLQRGIGVHHGGVLPLLKEVVEMLFSQGLVKVLFATETFAMGVNMPARTVVFDSIRKHDGNNFRDLLPGEYVQMSGRAGRRGLDSTGTVIILCKGPVPEMADLHRMMLGRPTRLQSQFRLTYSMILNLLRAQALRVEDMMRRSFSEFPLRRDAPAQERRVAELRRALAALGEPGGAGAELRPYHRAVGGLRRARARLQRRLAQSAAGRRALAPGRVVVVCTPAHRNALGLILQVSPEGSGRVFTTLVLSEKPPEEGGPAGAPPPDVPYPEDLLLTRLFVPEGPCGHALEKLQPEDIGGITAKTLRVNPEKLLQELRPRQGPRHRWGAGAPGTEVGAAVQELARLAGGAPGGLPLLDPVGALQLRDPEAVEAAAEARALAASLGSFRCVHSPRFPQQYAQFAAREELLEQLEHLQFLLSDQSLLLLPEYHQRVAVLRALGYVAEGGTVALGGRLASLLSAHELVLTELLLGNVLAPLRPEESVALLSCMVCPGRGEPPPRLPPPLQQGMEQVRAVAQRVGRLQQECGLSQSVEEFVEQFGFGLVEVVYEWARGMPFADIARLAAVQEGAVVRCIQRLEETCREVRQAARMVGEPALAAKMEAASNMIKRDIVFAASLYTQ; from the exons ATGCGGCCGCCCGTTGGTTGGAGGGAGCGCGAGCGCCACGCTG GGGCCTGCTCGCCGGGATGGAGCTGGAGCGGAtcggtggggccggggggggaccgggaccgggaccgggaccgggaccggggtgggggggtcacAGGGGGGTCTGGGCGGTCGCTGGCCCCTCCCTCCcggtccccccccgccccgccccgccgcgggccccTGGAGCTGCCGCTggcgctgctggagctgggctgcgcCGGCCGCTTCGAGCTGCTGGCGGGacccccgggggcgggggaggcccCCCCGCCGCGCGCCACG ctgccccggggctgcccccttCGCCCCCTTGGTGTCGGAGCTGGAGCAGCGGTTTTGGGGTCCCCGAGTGGCTGCCCCCACCAGCACGAGCGGGCCCGCAG GCGGTGGCAGCGGGCGCCGGAGCCCCAGGCCCTCTTCGCGCTGGAGCCCACCCCCGtgcccggggggctgcgggccgAGCGGGGCCCCCGCAGCGGCGCCCTGCGGGGCTTCGCCGAg gagctgctccccGACGTGGGGCTCTCGGCCAAGACCACCCTGTCCCTGCGccgggcccccggcccccccgggcaGAGCCTGCGGGGCAGCGCCACCAACTGCCCCTTCTGGCCAG GGGGTCTGGACGagcccagcctggagcagaTCCGCGCCcagggcgaggaggaggaggagatcgACTTCGACAGCG acctgCTGGTGACCCCCCTGGCTTCAAACATGGCGTCGACTACAAACCCTCAG agccccccggcTGTGGGGCCCCCCGTTTCACCCCCCCTcgcagcggcggggcgggggcccctgtccctctccagccccctGGGGACCCTCGACGCCTTCGAGCTGGGGGGGGGCGAGGCCGGGGGCCTCGGGGAccccgccccgcggggggcagccccccgccccctgcGCCGCGCCGacagcctggaggagctgctgctggaggtgg GAGGTGccggagccccccggccccccgccgcccccggagCCCCCGAGGAGGAGTGGGCCGTGCTGCTCGACGCCAGCTCCCCCGTGGAGGACTTCCAGCGGCAGGTCCCCGACCCGGCCTTCAag TGGCCCTTCGTGCCCGACCCCTTCCAGCAGCGCGCCGTGCTCTGCCTGGAGCGGGGCCACTCGCTGCTCGTGGCCGCCCACACCTCGGCCGGCAAAACCGCCGTGGCCGAGTACGCCGTCGCGCTGGCCCGCCGGCACATGACCCG caccaTCTACACCTCCCCCATCAAGGCGCTTTCCAACCAGAAGTTCCGGGATTTCAAGGCGACGTTCGGGGACGTGGGGCTGCTGACGGGGGACGTGCAGCTGCGCCCCGAGGCCTCCTGCCTCATCATGACCACCGAGATCCTGCG GTCGATGCTTTACAACGGCTCCGACGTCATCCGCGACCTGGAGTGGGTCATCTTCGACGAGGTGCACTACACCAACGACGCGGAG cgcgGCGTGGTGTGGGAGGAGGTGCTGATCATGCTGCCCGAGCACGACAAGCTCATCCTGCTCAGCGCCACCATCCCCAACGCCCTCGAGTTCGCCCAGTGGGTCGG CCGCACCAAGCGCCGGCGCCTGCGGGTGATCAGCACGCGGCAGCGCCCGGTGCCGCTGGAGCACTTCCTGTACACCGGGAACAGCCCCCGCACGCGCCAccagctcttcctgctgctcGACGCCCGCGGCAACTTCAGCACCCAAGG GTACTACGCCGCCGTGGAGGCCAAGAAGGAGCGAACCAGCAAACACGCGCAGACCTTCGGGGCCAAGCAGCCCACCATGGGGGGCACCGGCCCCGGGCAG GACCGGGGGGTCTGGCtggcgctgctggggctgctgcgggAGCGGGAGCAGCTGCCCGTCGTCGCCTTCACCTTCTCCCGCAGCCGCTGCGACGAGCACGCCGACGCGCTGGGCTCCCTCGACCTGGTCTCCGGCGCCGAGAGGGGCCGCATCCGGCTCTTCTTCCAGCGCTGCGTCGCCCGCCTGCGCGGCTCCGACCGCCGCCTGCCCCAG gTGGTGCacatggcagagctgctgcagcgcGGCATCGGGGTGCACCACGGCGGGGTGCTGCCGCTGCTCAAGGAGGTGGTGGAGATGCTCTTCAGCCAGGGGCTGGTCAAG gtGCTCTTTGCCACCGAGACCTTCGCCATGGGGGTGAACATGCCGGCCCGCACCGTCGTCTTCGACTCCATCCGCAAGCACGATGGCAACAACTTCCGGGATCTCTTGCCTG GGGAGTACGTGCAGATGTCGGGGCGcgcagggcggcgggggctggaCTCCACCGGCACCGTCATCATCCTCTGCAAGGGGCCCGTCCCCGAGATGGCCGACCTGCACCGCATGATGCTG ggcCGCCCCACGCGCCTGCAGTCCCAGTTCCGCCTGACCTACTCCATGATCCTCAACCTGCTGCGGGCGCAGGCGCTGCGCGTCGAGGACATGATGCGGCGCAGCTTCTCCGAGTTCCCCCTGCGGCGGGACGCGCCG GCGCAGGAGCGGCGCGTGGCGGAGCTGCGGCGGGCGCTGGCGGCgctgggggagccggggggggcgggggccgaGCTGCGCCCCTACCACCGCGCCGTGGGGGGGCTGCGCCGGGCCCGCGCCCGCCTGCAG CGGCGCCTGGCGCAgtcggcggcggggcggcgggcgctggcCCCCGggcgggtggtggtggtctGCACCCCCGCGCACCGCAACGCCCTGGGCCTCATCCTCCAG gTGTCCCCCGAGGGGTCCGGCCGCGTCTTCACCACGCTGGTGCTGAGCGAGAAGCCCCCCGAGGagggggggccggcgggggcc ccaccccccgacGTCCCCTACCCCGAGGACCTGCTGCTCACCAGGCTCTTCGTGCCCGAgg gcccctgcGGCCACGCgctggagaagctgcagccCGAGGACATCGGGGGGATCACGGCCAAGACCCTGCGGGTGAACCCCGAAAagctcctgcaggagctgcgcCCGCGCCAGGGCCCCCGCCACaggtggggg gccGGAGCCCCCGGGACGGAGGTGGGGGCGGCGGTGCAGGAGCTGGCCCGGCTggcggggggggccccgggggggctcCCCCTGCTCGACCCGGTGGGGGCCCTGCAGCTGCGGGACCCCGAGGCCGTGGAAGCGGCCGCCGAAGCCCGGGCCCTGGCCGCCTCGCTGGGCTCCTTCCGCTGCGTCCACAGCCCCCGCTTCCCCCAGCAG TACGCCCAGTTTGCTGCCcgggaggagctgctggagcagctggagcatCTCCAGTTCCTGCTGTCGGACCagtcgctgctgctgctgcccgagTACCACCAGCGCGTGGCC GTGCTGCGGGCGCTGGGGTACGTGGCGGAGGGGGGGACGGTGGCCCTGGGGGGCCGCCTGGCCTCGCTGCTGAGCGCCCACGAGCTGGTGCTGacggagctgctgctggggaacgTCCTGGCCCCCCTGCGCCCCGAGGAGAGCGTCGCCCTCCTCTCCTGCATGGTCTgccccggccgcggggagccccccccccgcctgccGCCCCCCCTCCAGCAG GGCATGGAGCAGGTGCGGGCGGTGGCGCAGCGCGTGGGGCGGCTGCAGCAGGAGTGCGGCCTCAGCCAGAGCGTCGAGGAGTTCGTCGAGCAGTTCGGCTTCGGCCTCGTCGAGGTCGTCTACGAGTGGGCCCGCGGCATG cccttCGCCGACATCGCCCGGCTGGCGGCGGTGCAGGAGGGGGCGGTGGTTCGGTGCATCCAGCGCCTGGAGGAGACGTGCCGGGAGGTGCGCCAGGCCGCCCGCATGGTGGGGGAGCCGGCCCTGGCCGCCAAGATGGAGGCCGCCTCCAACATGATCAAGCGCGACATCGTCTTCGCCGCCAGCCTCTACACCCAATAA